The following nucleotide sequence is from Coleofasciculus chthonoplastes PCC 7420.
ATACGTCCTATTGATACCAGCGAGTTACAAATTGTTGGCACACTTTCATCTATGGGTGAGCGCCCGATCACAGCGAGTAATATGCAAATCCGAGATGTCATGGTTGTGTCTGGAAATCGTCCGATTTCTGTGAGTACCCTGCATCTTGAGAACACAGAAATGATTCTGGGAAACCGTCCCATCGCTTCCAATGTCATGGAAGAAGCTGATGAAATAATGGGTTATCTGGATTAACTGTTAGTAAAAATCTATCGTCTAGGTTGTAGATACGTGTGCAACGTATCTACAATTTTGTATGGAAGTCTCTAAAAAATGAGTCGTCAACCCAGAGAAGGTATAACCCATTCCTACTTTAGACATAAAGCGGGGAGCAGACTAATCTACCTGTAGATTGACGATTTTAATGAAAAATACAGATATAGTGGACATCAACGGAAAAGAAATTGTCCCAAAGATTATTCATTCTTTAGTTTAGGGACGAATTCATAATCATCATAATTTGGAGAATCTCAAAATATGAGTACTGAAGATAGAGCTAAAGCCACTGCCAAAAACATAGAAGGTAAGGCACAGGAAGCCATGAGTAACGTCACGGGTGATCCTGAAGATAAGGCAGAAGGTAAGGCAAAGCAAAATGAAGCTGAAGCTCGACACGCTGTTGAAGACGTGAAAGACAAAGCTAAAGAAATAATCGATTAATTGTCTTGTCAGGAATAGTAAGCAGGTTAATCATTTTGCGCGATTGGGAACGCCAAAAAAGCCGTATCTGATTTGAGTCGGCTGATTAATTTATACCTGCCTTACTAGAATCAGAAGGTCTAGGCAGTCTTGATCTAGACCTTCTGGTTATTTATTGAAAATCCACTAATAGTTTCATCAGTAGGTTGCTGTGAGTTTAGGTAAAAAAACTCGCCAGTTTTTCACGGCTTTGGCTTTAATTTTAGTCCTAGCGACCACATCGGCTTGCCAAGCAAACCAAACCAAAGCAAAAGCGCCAACGGCATTGAATCCCAGTGTAACCTATCAACAATTAGAACGAGGCAATACGGCATCCGGTCAAGAGTTTGGCAATTGGGTGGTGCAAACGGCAAAGGGATTAATTAGTGACGCCTACGTGCGCGATAACAATAAGTTAGGGATTGTAATTACCCCTCAAGTTCGCCCACCAGAGGTTATCGCATACCTCCCAGTCAGATGGAACCTGAACTGCGACAGGCGATCGCTCACATTAAGCCCAAGGAACGGGATGATGTAGCGCGTGAGTTTTTCAAGCAACTCAAGAAACGCGGATTGAGCGATCGCGACTTGGAAAAGCAACTGGGACTTTCCACTCATCACGCCAGTCGGATGACGGAGGATGATGTGGCTAAACTCGCTGCGTTTACCTATCATTCTCATCCGGTTTTAACCATTCTATTTTGCGTTGGCGTTGTGGGAGCTTTATTAAGCATGTCCCATCTTTCCTTTGAACTGGTCGAATCACAGGCACTCCAGAATGCTAAAGTTTATGCACAACTGATGAAGAAAGCCCGAACCCTTTATAGCTCAGAAATCGTGAGTCGAGCCAAAATGGTGGATGGGATCAGCGTGACTCATAACTATTTGAATCAAGAGGGTGGGATTCCTCTACCTGCAACCTAGTTACTAGAACTGAGTCGTGAAATTCGAGAAAAGAAAACTGACATGTCCGTTCGACTCTACAGCGATTATCCATTTCCTTGGCGACGTGACGAAGGGGGACCCAAAAATCAATTTGAATGGGACGCCATCAACTACTTAAAAACCAATCCTAAGCAATCTTTTATATTTACTTACCTCTTGGCTCAATTCAGGTTATAGCCACCAGTATGGCAATCTTGTATTCGACTGGTGGTCTAGTCGAATACAAGTATATATTAATGATCCCAGGATTCATC
It contains:
- a CDS encoding CsbD family protein; translated protein: MSTEDRAKATAKNIEGKAQEAMSNVTGDPEDKAEGKAKQNEAEARHAVEDVKDKAKEIID